In Deltaproteobacteria bacterium, the genomic stretch AAGCCGCCCGGTGCGGCTCCGAGCGCGGTCTGCCACACGCCACCGAACACGACACCGAGCCCGAGTCCGCCGCCGCCACCGATGCCGAACTCGACGTCGTCGCGCACGACGATCGGCGCGCGCGCGATGAAGTCGGCCTCGATCACGAGCATGTCGAGCTTCACCTCGGTGTAGTCGGCGCCGCCGTTGCCTCCGGCGAGCGCAGCCTGGCCCTTGTCGAGCCACAACGCGTCCGGCGTATGCAGCCGCTGATACCCGGCGACGCCGACGATGTCGAGGATCCGCGACTGCCGGTAGACATACTCGAGCGCCGTGTAGAAGTTGCAGCCCTTGGTCTTGAGCAGGCCACGCTCGGCCGCGAAGTTGCCGATGCTCTCGCCGCGACACAGCGAATTGGCGTGGCTGTCGAGGTAGCGCGCGAGGATCCACGTCGGCACCACGGTGATGCCACCGCGCACGCCGATGCCGTGGCGGTTGAACTGCGCGGTGCGGGCCCGACCACGCTCCTCGTGCAGGGTCACCGGATGGTCGCCGTCGTCGGTGGGGTCTGCGGGCGGCGTGACCTCGGATGTGGGCTCGGGCGGCGGCGGCTCGGCAACCGTCGGGGTGCCCGATTCCGGCGCCTTCGACGAGGTGGCCTCGAACGGCGGCGGTTCCTCGGCGGCGGGTTCGCCCTCGGGCGCCACCATCGGATAGCCCGGCGGGTCCATCGGATGGGCCGCCGCGTCGACGGGGGCCAACACGGCCATCGTCACGGACAAGGCAAGCAAGGGCCGTAGCATCATCGCCCGATCATAGGCATGGATGCCTACGGGGCTACAACCGGATTGTGCGCCACGACTTGCCGTAGAACTTCGTCGCCATCACCAATCCGAGCAGGTTGGTGTACACGGCCGCCGCCACCCACACGCCCTCGAGGCCGTAACCGAGATGCGGTCCGAGCAACCATGACAAGGGCACCAGACAGCCGAAGTGGAGGCCGAACTCGACCATTGCGACGAAGTTGTTCGCGCCTGCGCCGTACAGTGCCTGCGCGAGCACGAGCCCGGTGACCATCATCGGTAGACCCGCCACCACCAGCCGCAGCGACGGCGCCGCGGCGATGCGCACCGCGGGGTCGTTGGGCGCGAGCAGCCCGATGATCTGTTCAGGGATGGCCAGGAACAACACGCCGACCACGCTCATCGCGTAGATCCCCACGCGCACGGATTCCCACCCGTAGCGGGCCGCGAGGTTGGGCTTACCCGCGCCCAGGCTCTGGCTCACCGCGGTCGCGGTCGCGGTTCCGAACGCGATCGCCGGCATGAAGCACAGCGCGGCGGTGTCCATGATCGCCTTGGTCGCGGCCGTCATGGTGTTGGTGCCGTCGTCGCGCGCCGCATCGATGTCGCCGACGAACTTCATGAACAGCGCGAAGCCGGCCATGAGGATCACCGTCGCGCTGCCCGAGGGCACCATCAGCTTGACGATGCGACCCATGATGAGAGGGTCGATCTTGGCGCGCAGCACCCGGTAGTTCGCTCGGATGTCGCGCCGAAGCGTCGAGCCGATCATGATCAGCATGCCCATGTACGTGCTGATCGCCGAGGCGATCGCAGCGCCCGAGAGCTCGAGTCGTGGGATGCCGAGCGTCTCGTTGCCGTAGATCAGCAGGTAGTTCATGCCGATGTTGGCGAAGTTCATCACCAGCGCGGCGTACAGGTGTACCCACGTGCGACCGAGGCCGTCGTAGAAGGCCTTGAACGCGAACGTGATGACCATGCCGGGCACGCCCATCATGCGGATCTGCGTGTACGCGACCCCGATCCTGCGCTGCTCCTCGCTGGCACTCGCGAGGAAGTCGATGCCCGCGGGCGTGATGTAGTAGCCGAAGATGCCGCCGAACAGACCCAACGCGACCGACAGCAGCGCGGCGTTGTAGAGCGCCTCGCCGGCCTTGGGCAGATCGCCCTCGGCGTAGCGCCGCGCGACCATGGCCTGCGCACCGACGCCGAGCGCCGCGAAGAAGCCACCGACGGCCCAGAACAGCGGCATACCGAGGCCCAACGCCGCCTGCGACGCGGTCGCGGTGGCACCATCGAGGTAGCCGACCATGAGCGTGTCGAAGTAGTTCACGAAGAACTGGGTGATCATCGCCAGCATCACCCACGAGCCGATGCGGAACACCCGTCGCACCAGCGGCATCTCCAGCGCCAGCTTGAACACGCGGGGCGGCGCGTCATCGAGATCGGTCAATGCGTGCGCCAAACGGTTGCCTCGGTGCCGGACTGGCTGTACCCCAGTGAACGCAAGGGAACAAGGCGCCTGGCGTCAATTCACGTCACTTCCACACGGCCGCGGTTGGGCCGTACGACGACGCCACGATGCGCTCGTCGTCGCATGCGACGACGCGCGAGCGCCCGCGCCGCGCCGGGCAAAGCTCACTTCGCGGCGCGCGCTTCGAGCTGCTTGCGGAGGTCGGCCTCGAGCTTGCCGAGACACTCGGGGCGATAGCCGCGGTAGGAGGCCCGGATCACGCCCTTGTCGTCGACCACGAACGAGAACGGGAACTTGGGGCTGCCGTACTCGCCGGCGTAGTCCTCGGCGCCGATCAGCACCTTGGCCGCGAGCTTGCGCTTGTCGATGAACTCCTTCACCGGCGCAGGATCTTCGTCGGTCGCGATCGCGACCAGCGACAGGCCGTACTTGCGATAGCGCCGGTAGAGCTGGTCGAACTCGGGCAGCTCCTTCAGGCAGGGCTTGCACCACGTGCCCCAGAAGTTCACCAACACCACGCGACCGCGGAAGCTCTTGTTCGAAGACTTCTTGCCGTCGACGCCCGCGAGCTCGAAGGACTTGAGCTTGGTGCCGAGGCCCTCGTCCTTGCCGCACGAGCTGTCGATCTTCGTGTGCAGTGCCTTGGGCAGCTCGAGCGCGACCGGCTCGCTCGGGGCCGCGCCGCCATCCGCCGCGCCGCCATCCGCCGCGCCGCCATCCGCCGCGCCGCCATCCGCCGCGCCGCCATCCGCCGCTGCGGTGCCACCCTCCGTCGCCGGTGCGGCGCCACCGTCGGCGTCGGCGACCGCACCGCCGCTCGGATCCGCCGGGGTCGATGCGCCGTCAGCTTCGGCCTCACCACCGCTGGCCGGCGGATCGTGGGCCGCCAGCACGCCGTCGGGCTCGCCGCCGCCGTCGTCCCAGGTCGGCACCGCCCCTGCGCCGGTGGTGCCGGGCTTCGGACACGCCGCCGACAGCAGCGATGCGGGGAGGATCGACCAACGCAGCCACGACGACAGGCGAACGCGAGAGCTCATGCCGGCGGGTAGCGTAGCAGGCAACCCGTCGCGCGTGGGGCCGCGGCCTACGCCAGCGCGCGGCGCAAGGTCGACCAGATCTGGCGCAACTCGTTCGCGCCGGCGTGGTACGGCAACAGCAGTCGCACGGTGTGGCCGCTGCACACGGTGACGAGCACGCCGAGCCGCTGCATGGCGTCGCCCAGGGGAGCCGCGGGCTGTCCGTCGCCGGTGATCTCGATGCCGATCATCGCGCCGCTGCCACGGACATCCTTCACGCGCGGCTCGGGATCCTCGGCCGCGATCGCCTGCAGAGCCGGCAGCTGCGCCGCCGCCAGCGGCAGCAGGCCGTCTTCGTCCATGATGCGCAGCGTCGCGACCGCGGCCGCGCATGCCAGCGGGTTGCCGCCGAAGGTCGAGCCGTGGCTGCCCTTGATCATGTGCTCGGCGTGGGCACCGGTGGTCACACACGCGGCGACCGGGAAGCCACCCCCGACCGCCTTCGCGAGCCACACGATGTCGGGCTGCAACGACGGGTCGTCACCGACCAACGTGTCCCATGCGAGGAACTTGCCGGTGCGACCGCTGCCGGCCTGGATCTCGTCGTCGCCCAGCAGCGCGCCGTGGCGCGAGCACAGCTCGCGCAGGCCGACCAGGAACTCGCGACTCGCGGGGTAGATGCCGGCCTCGCCCTGGATCGGCTCGACCGCGACCATCGCGATGCGCGGACCGTACTGCTCGAACAGCGCGGCGACACTGTCGAGCTCACCGAAGCGAGCCCGCACGACGTTCATGGTCGCGAACGCGGTGCGGTCTTCGCCGATGCACGCGACGTAGGGCTGCCGGTACGCCGCATTCGCCGTCATCGCCAGCGCGCCGAGGGTGCGCCCGTGGAAGGCGCGCTCGAACACCATGACGATGTCGCGGCCGGTTGCTCGCATCGCGAGCTTGAGCGCGGCCTCGGTGACCTCGGTGCCGGTGTTGGCGATGAAGGTGCGGGCGTCCTTCAGCTTGACGCGGGCCGCGAGCTCGCCGGCGAGTTGCTGCTGTGGCGCGGTGAAGAACGTGCCCGCGGCGCCGACGAGCTTGCGCATCTGCTGCTCGATCGCCGCGATCCAGTTGGGGTGGGCGTGGCCGAGCGGCAGACAGCCGATGCCGTTGACCGCGTCGAGATAGACGTTGCCCTCGGTGTCGCGCACCCGCAGCGAGCCGCGACCAGGCGCGACGTCGTCGAACACCGCGGACTCGAGCATCAGGTTGCGCGGCGCGTAGGTCGGCCACCGGAGATCGTGCATGCCGCAATGCTATGGCAGCCCGCCTGCGCCCGCGCAAGCGCGCGTCAGAAGCGGCCCGCCACCCCGGCGCCGAGCCAGCGCAGCTCGTGGCGTACGACCACGCGCTGCGCTCGCAACAGCGTACTCGCGCGCACCGTGCCGCGATTGCGGGGCTGGGTGAACGCGAACAGGCCGATGACCGCGGTGATCATCGCCAGGCCGGCGGTGACGCCGGTCAGCGCGTTGGAGACGTCGCGATAGCGATGGAACCGACGATCGTGCTCGATCGGGTACGGCCGCTTCGGGTTCTCCTGCGAGCCCATCTCGAGCAACGCAGCCTTCTCACGATTCCACAGCTCTTGCTCGCGCTCGAAGGTCCGCTTCTCGATCACCGCGAGCGATCCGGTCACGACCAACGCCGAAGCCGAGGCCGCGGTGAGTCCGAGCCCGGTCCAGAAGGTCGGCCGCAGCCAGCGGCCACGCTTGCGCGTGGTCGGCAGCGGATCGCGACCGCCTCGGCCGACGTCGAAGGCCTCGACCAATACCTCCTGCTCCTCGCCGGCGCGCACCTCGATCACGCGATGGCGGCGATCGTCGGGGCGTGGGCCGAGCATGTCGACGTCGATGCGACCGGGTTCCACCAGCAGCGGGAAGTCCTGCTGCGAGGTCAGGCGACCGTTGATGCGAAGCTGTCGCAGTCGCACGCCGGCGGCGACACTGAGCGTCAGACGACCGACCTGCCGCATCAGCCGGTCGAGCGCGCGCTGCAGCTCCTCGCGCTGTGAGCCGCAGAAGTCGGGATCGACGTCGGGGGTGTCGCATGCCGGCAGCGCGAGGTAGCGCTTGGCCGCCTGGGCGGCAGCGACGTGATCGCCGGCGCGTTCGTAGGCGAGCGCGAGGTTCGAGAGCGCTGCCGCGGCCGGGATCGCCGCGAACGCTGCCTCGAACTCCAGCGCCGCTTGGGTGTACGAGCCGCGATTGAACGCGAGGCGTCCGGCCTGGAAGCGGGTCCTGAACTCCTTGACCAGCTGCTCGTAGATCTTGTCGCCGGTGTTGCCGGGCGCGGTGCTCGGTGCATCGGCGGTGCCGGGGCCCTCGTCGGGCGCGGGCGCGGGCTCGGTGGTCACGGGCGGCGCCGCGTCGAGCTCACCGGACTCGAGCTCGCCGGACTCGGGCGCGCCGGACTCGGGCTCGATCGCCGCAACCCCGGCGCGTACCCGGGTACCGGGCAGCGCGATCGCCAGGGCGCAGAGCAGCCGCAGCAGCATCGCCATCATCGTGCGGCAGGAGGATCAGCCACCCGGCCGCAGACGTCCACCCTTGAGGCTCGGCATCTCGGCGAGCGTGCGGCCGTCCCCGCTCTCGCGCGGCTGCTCTGGCGGCGTCGGAGGCGTGACCGCGGGGCCGCTCGCTTCGGGGGCTTCGCCGGCGGGCTTGAGCTTGGGCTTCTTCGTGCGCCCGGGCGCGGTGAAGCGGATGTTGGTGTTGGTCTTCGGGCGATCCTCGGGCTGCGCGAGGGCCACGAAGCGGTAGGTGTGGTTCTGCGGTCCGACCGGCACCAACGTGGCGTCGTAGGGCTGGAAGCCATCGTGCTCGAGGCGCACCGCCACGGGCTCGTCGCCGCGGGGCATCTCGACCGTCATCGGTGTCACGCGGTCGTAGCGGCGACCGTCGATGGTGACGGTCGCGCCCTGCGGCTCGGTGTTGAACACCCACTTCACGATCTCGGGCTCGTCGCTCGCGGCCGCCGTGGTGCCACCGCCGTTGGCGGCGCTGGGCTCGACGCTCTCCACCCGTGCGGGCTCCACTTCGTTGCTGCGCTGCGCGTAGCTGACGATCGCCGTCCCCACCGCGGCGCCGACCAGCGGCAGGCCCAGCAACAACGACCATGAACGCGACGATCGCGGCGGCGGGGTCGACTGCGTCAGCGCGGTGGGCACCTCGGGAAACTCGCGCAGGGCCTTGGACGTGCCCGCGGGCGTGGACAAGAGCGAGGTCGGGGTGCGGCCCGCCGCGGCGCTGCGGTTCGACGCGCTGCTCGCCGCCGCCTTCGCGACGTCGCCGAGATCGACCGAGCTCGCGCGATGGCGATCGGAGGTGCGATCGATGCCGCGCCCGCGCGCCGATGCCCGCACGTACTCGAGTCGCGCATCGAAGTAGCGCTTGATGACATCGGCGATGTGCTCGCGCGCGGAGTCGGGGCTCGGCGTGGCACGCATCGCGACCCGCAGGTCACGCAGCATCTCGTGGG encodes the following:
- a CDS encoding serine/threonine protein kinase gives rise to the protein MEAEAETKVVDARSKPARASVSLAPEAGPRERLVGRYELLHRLGHGGMATVYLGRAIGTAGFEKLVAVKVIHPHLANEQEFVEMFLDEARIAARIRHPHVVEILDLGREDDVFFMVMEYVEGDTLSSVLKELRKTGELLSLEAVLQIVSDACEGLAAAHDLVDPDGVPYHLVHRDVSPHNLLAGTDGRVRVVDFGIMKAAGKRSTTLTGQLRGKLPYMSPEQARGQPIDRRTDLFALGAVMWELLTNERLLQGDTESEILARACDFELPDIREHRKDLPPEVLRVLERALAPDRERRYADAHEMLRDLRVAMRATPSPDSAREHIADVIKRYFDARLEYVRASARGRGIDRTSDRHRASSVDLGDVAKAAASSASNRSAAAGRTPTSLLSTPAGTSKALREFPEVPTALTQSTPPPRSSRSWSLLLGLPLVGAAVGTAIVSYAQRSNEVEPARVESVEPSAANGGGTTAAASDEPEIVKWVFNTEPQGATVTIDGRRYDRVTPMTVEMPRGDEPVAVRLEHDGFQPYDATLVPVGPQNHTYRFVALAQPEDRPKTNTNIRFTAPGRTKKPKLKPAGEAPEASGPAVTPPTPPEQPRESGDGRTLAEMPSLKGGRLRPGG
- a CDS encoding aspartate aminotransferase family protein translates to MHDLRWPTYAPRNLMLESAVFDDVAPGRGSLRVRDTEGNVYLDAVNGIGCLPLGHAHPNWIAAIEQQMRKLVGAAGTFFTAPQQQLAGELAARVKLKDARTFIANTGTEVTEAALKLAMRATGRDIVMVFERAFHGRTLGALAMTANAAYRQPYVACIGEDRTAFATMNVVRARFGELDSVAALFEQYGPRIAMVAVEPIQGEAGIYPASREFLVGLRELCSRHGALLGDDEIQAGSGRTGKFLAWDTLVGDDPSLQPDIVWLAKAVGGGFPVAACVTTGAHAEHMIKGSHGSTFGGNPLACAAAVATLRIMDEDGLLPLAAAQLPALQAIAAEDPEPRVKDVRGSGAMIGIEITGDGQPAAPLGDAMQRLGVLVTVCSGHTVRLLLPYHAGANELRQIWSTLRRALA
- a CDS encoding TlpA family protein disulfide reductase, producing MSSRVRLSSWLRWSILPASLLSAACPKPGTTGAGAVPTWDDGGGEPDGVLAAHDPPASGGEAEADGASTPADPSGGAVADADGGAAPATEGGTAAADGGAADGGAADGGAADGGAADGGAAPSEPVALELPKALHTKIDSSCGKDEGLGTKLKSFELAGVDGKKSSNKSFRGRVVLVNFWGTWCKPCLKELPEFDQLYRRYRKYGLSLVAIATDEDPAPVKEFIDKRKLAAKVLIGAEDYAGEYGSPKFPFSFVVDDKGVIRASYRGYRPECLGKLEADLRKQLEARAAK
- a CDS encoding MATE family efflux transporter: MTDLDDAPPRVFKLALEMPLVRRVFRIGSWVMLAMITQFFVNYFDTLMVGYLDGATATASQAALGLGMPLFWAVGGFFAALGVGAQAMVARRYAEGDLPKAGEALYNAALLSVALGLFGGIFGYYITPAGIDFLASASEEQRRIGVAYTQIRMMGVPGMVITFAFKAFYDGLGRTWVHLYAALVMNFANIGMNYLLIYGNETLGIPRLELSGAAIASAISTYMGMLIMIGSTLRRDIRANYRVLRAKIDPLIMGRIVKLMVPSGSATVILMAGFALFMKFVGDIDAARDDGTNTMTAATKAIMDTAALCFMPAIAFGTATATAVSQSLGAGKPNLAARYGWESVRVGIYAMSVVGVLFLAIPEQIIGLLAPNDPAVRIAAAPSLRLVVAGLPMMVTGLVLAQALYGAGANNFVAMVEFGLHFGCLVPLSWLLGPHLGYGLEGVWVAAAVYTNLLGLVMATKFYGKSWRTIRL